The Aliidongia dinghuensis genome contains the following window.
TTCGCTATTCTTACTTGGGCCGCTTGGCGCCGTACTTCGAACGACGCTGGCGACGGTCCTTGACGCCCTGCGTGTCGAGCGTGCCGCGGATGATGTGATAGCGCACACCGGGCAGATCCTTCACACGACCACCGCGGATCATGACGACCGAGTGCTCCTGGAGGTTATGGCCTTCACCGGGGATGTAGCTCGTCACCTCGAAGCCGTTGGTCAGCCGCACGCGGGCCACCTTGCGGAGCGCCGAGTTCGGCTTCTTCGGGGTCGTCGTATAGACCCGGGTGCACACGCCGCGCTTCTGCGGGCAGGCTTCGAGCGCCGGGACCTTGTTACGGGTCACTTGGGGCGCCCGGGGGTTCCGGATCAACTGGTTGATGGTCGGCATCAATCACACCCTTGCAAAACGATAAATGCCGAGCGGCGCTAACCGACGCCGCCGGCATGGCTGACTTGCAGTACGCAACCCACAGGCAAAAACGCCGAGCCCCAAGGGGACCCGGCAGCGCCAAATTTACGATACCGCGTGAGCTGCGTTTAGGTTGGCGCACCTACGGCCAGCTCGGAAAACTGGCGGAACCTATTACGCGCCCCCTGCTCCGTCAAGCGGAATAGGGGAAGACCGCCATGCAAGTGTCCGGGGACTGTCATCACGCGGAAGCACTTCGTCGCACCGCAGCACGACTCGGGGTAGAGGCCGAAGACTCGCGAGTCGCATGGTTTTACTGCGCCGGAGTCGGCGTTTTGGCGCCGATCGGGCCGGATACGGACATGAGATTCTCGAACCGCTCGGGCTGCGTATCGTTCTTGAACGGCAGCCCGAACGCAGCCGGCACCGCATCCGGCAGGTTCGGATTGAGCTTGCCTGGTGTCTTCAGCACCTCCGGCCCGACAAACGCCTTCCCGTCCCATCGATAGAGCGTCAGCACATAGGGATGCGGATCGTAATGGGCACCGTCGTCCCATTGGGCGTCCCATATCGCGATGCCCGGCCCCCGCCCGCCGCCAAGGTCGCCAACATGGAAACCGCCCATATTGGTGTGCTCGAGCGCCGTCGGGGCCAGTGCCGCAATGACGCCGTCCCACTTCTGCCTGTTGAACAGCAGATGGAGAAAGCTCGCCCCCGACCCGCCCGGGAATTTCACGGTGGCCTGTAGCAGCTCCGTCGACCCGAGCGCGACCGGCTCCAGGAGGATACCGGCGGCCTCGTCGAACGACTCCTGGTGCAGCAAACGGCATTGTCCGTCGTAGAGCATCAGGCTCGCCCGGGGCAGCGTCTGCGGCGCCGGCGGCCGGGTGACCGTGGATACGTAGGAGATGCCGTCCTTGGCGCCGAAGGCCGACCCTTCCTGGGCGATGATCGCGCCGTCGACCGGCCGATAGCAGCCGGCTTCTGCACGGACCGCGACGACGAGCAGTCCGGCGATCAACAAGCGAAAGAGAATCATCGAGGGCCGGGAAAGGAAAATGCCGGCCGCAGCTTTACGCAGTGAATTGCCGGCATGCAACGGCCTCGTTGCCGCTATTCCTGCGGAAAATCCGTCGCCACGCCCACATCGCGCCAGGCTTCGATCTCGGCCAGGCGCTCCTTGAGCTTGGCGGTGACGCCATTGACCGCGATGGCGCCCAGCACGAGATGGCGCGGCGGGCTCTCGGTCTCGGCCAGCCGGATCATCGCCTCTGCCGCGCGCACCGGATCGCCCGCCTGGGTGCCGCTGATCGCCGCCGTCGCCTTGAGGCGCGCACCGGCCGTGGGCTCGTAGTCAGCGATGTTGGTCGGCGTCTGCCGAAGCGAGCGGCCGGCCCAGTCGGTGCGGAACGGGCCCGGCTCGACGCAGGAGACCTTGATGCCGAGCGGCTTCACCTCGGCCAGGAGCGCGTCCGACCAGCCTTCGACCGCGTGCTTGGTCGCGGCGTAATAGCCCGAGCCCGGGAAGCCGATGAAGCCCGCCTGGGACGAGAGGCTGATGATATGGCCCTTCCGCCGCGCCCGCATGCCGGGCAGCACGGCGCGGGTGAGCGCGAAGAGACCGAACACATTGGCGTCGAACATGGCGCGGATCTCGGCCTCTTCGCCCTCCTCGATCGTCGCCTGGTAGCCGTAGCCGGCATTGTTGACGAGCACGTCGATGCCGCCGAACTGCTGCTCGGCCGCGGTGACCGCCGCCGCGATCTGGTCGGACCGGGTCACGTCGAGGTCGAGCGCCAGCGCCCGCGGGCCTGCCCCTTCGACGAGATCGACGAGCCGGGACTTGTCGCGCGCCGTGACCACGGCGCGCCCGCCGCGGGTAAGCACCACACGGGCAAGCTCGAGCCCGAAACCGGTCGAGCAGCCGGTGATGAACCAGACGGGTGAGGTCTCATTGGCCATAAGCGCATCTCCGAGGACAAAGGGCCGTCCCCGGAGAGGCCGACCGCCGTTGCAAAGATCTCTCAGTTTTAGCCAATGGTATGATGAAATGCCGAGCGGAAAGCGGTGGCCAGATGGTCGCAGGCCCTGTCCGCGCACTGCCTGGTTTCACGCGAATGACGCAGAAACGCGCCGTTATGGGGCGACGCAAAGGGAGGCCCGCGTGATGACCGGAGCCGCTTTCGACAACGCGATCCTCGAACGTATGCGCGGAGACGACGAGGTTGAAGCCCGCCTACCAATCGAGGCGGCAATGCCCGAGCCGCGCTTGGCGCCGCCCTCCGCTGAAACTGCCGCCTAGGTAATCGCGGCCGGATCGTACGGCAGGCTCATCGTGTGGCTGGTGATCATCTTCCAGCCGCCGGACCGCCTGGCCCAGGTCTCGGTTGATTGATAGCGCCGCACCAGGGTCTGGCCGTGGCAGCTGATCGTCAGCTCGTCGACGAAGGTCGAGGTCGCGACATCGCCCTGGCGATGCAACGCCCATTTCGTCACGGCGATATGCCGATCCGCCGCGCCGGGCGCCAGCGGCTGCACGCGATCGACGATCTGCTGCTTGCTCAGGATCTCGCCGGTCTCGTTGGTGAAGATCGCGGCAGGATCGAGATAGCGTGCCAGCACCGCCGCATCGCCGCGCTGTCCGGCATCGAGGACTTCCTGGGTTTGCCTTTTGAGGCGCGCCGAGAGCAATGCGTCACCCGACGCCGCCCGGCAGGCATCAGCGCTGGCGACGACGGTCAAACCGATGCAGATGATCAGGCCGGCTGCGACCTGCACCGATCTTGGCGGCATAAGCGAGGCCATGAACAGACTCCCCCTCTGCGAGCTCAAAGAGGTCGCGCGGTCGCGGACGCGGCAGGAACGGTAGCGGGCGCTGCGCTCGATCGCACGTTAAACCTGTGTAATCAGGCTTGCCAGGCCGGTTGCGGGGAACCGAGCCGGCATGGCCATTTCCGGGCGCTCGCTCGTCATCGGCGAGTACGATGGAATTGACTGCGCTGGCTGGCTTCTAGGCCCCTCGCCTCACCCCAGAAACGACGAGGCCCGCGCCCTCCGTTCAGGAGAGCGCGGGCCTCGCCCGTTCTAGTACCTAGGCGCCTAACGCCCAGATTTAGGCGACTTCGGAGTCCGCCACCGTCACCGCACCGTCGCTCGACGGCGAGGCGTCGGCCAGCTCCCGGTCGCGCTGGGCGGCGATCTCGCGCCAATGCGCCATCACACTGCCGGTACCCGCCGGGATGAGGCGGCCGACGATGACGTTCTCCTTGAGGCCGACCAGTCCGTCGACCCGGCCCGAGACCGAAGCCTCGGTGAGGACGCGGGTGGTCTCCTGGAAGGACGCCGCCGAGATGAACGACTTGGTCTGCAGGCTCGCCTTGGTGATGCCCTGCAGCACCGGCCGACCCTTGGCCGGACGGCCGTCGAGCTTTTCGGCCTTGCTGTTCTCTTCCTCGAAGTCGCCGCGGTCGATCTGCTCGCCCACCAGGAAGGTCGTGTCGCCGGGCTCGTCGATCTCGATCTTCTGCAGCATCTGGCGAACGATCACCTCGATGTGCTTGTCGTTGATCTTCACGCCCTGCAGACGATAGACCTCCTGGATCTCGTTGATGAGGTAGTTCGCCAGCGCCTCGACCCCCAGGATGCTGAGGATGTCGTGCGGCACCGGGTTGCCGTCCATCAGCAGGTCGCCCTTCTGGACATAGTCGCCCTCCTGCACGGAGATGTGCTTGCCCTTCGGGATCAGGTACTCGACCGGCTGCGCGCCCTCGTCGCTCGGCACGACCAGGATGCGCCGCTTGGTCTTGTAGTCCTTGCCGAACTCGACGCGGCCGTCGCACTCGCTGATGATCGCGAAGTCCTTGGGCTTGCGCGCCTCGAACAGCTCGGCCACACGCGGCAGACCGCCGGTGATGTCGCGCGTCTTCGAGCTTTCACGCGGGATACGCGCCAGCACGTCGCCGGCGCGGACGTCCGCACGGTTCTCGACCGACAGGATGGCGTCGACCGACATGAAGTAGCGAGCCTCGAGACCGTTGCCGAGCACGAGCGCTTCGCCGCTGGCGTCGCGCAGCGTGATCCGCGGCTTGAGATCATTACCGCGCGGCTGCTGCTTCCAGTCGATGACCACCTTGGACGCGATGCCGGTCGC
Protein-coding sequences here:
- a CDS encoding oxidoreductase; this translates as MANETSPVWFITGCSTGFGLELARVVLTRGGRAVVTARDKSRLVDLVEGAGPRALALDLDVTRSDQIAAAVTAAEQQFGGIDVLVNNAGYGYQATIEEGEEAEIRAMFDANVFGLFALTRAVLPGMRARRKGHIISLSSQAGFIGFPGSGYYAATKHAVEGWSDALLAEVKPLGIKVSCVEPGPFRTDWAGRSLRQTPTNIADYEPTAGARLKATAAISGTQAGDPVRAAEAMIRLAETESPPRHLVLGAIAVNGVTAKLKERLAEIEAWRDVGVATDFPQE
- a CDS encoding nuclear transport factor 2 family protein, with protein sequence MASLMPPRSVQVAAGLIICIGLTVVASADACRAASGDALLSARLKRQTQEVLDAGQRGDAAVLARYLDPAAIFTNETGEILSKQQIVDRVQPLAPGAADRHIAVTKWALHRQGDVATSTFVDELTISCHGQTLVRRYQSTETWARRSGGWKMITSHTMSLPYDPAAIT
- the rpsL gene encoding 30S ribosomal protein S12, whose product is MPTINQLIRNPRAPQVTRNKVPALEACPQKRGVCTRVYTTTPKKPNSALRKVARVRLTNGFEVTSYIPGEGHNLQEHSVVMIRGGRVKDLPGVRYHIIRGTLDTQGVKDRRQRRSKYGAKRPK